In a genomic window of Helianthus annuus cultivar XRQ/B chromosome 10, HanXRQr2.0-SUNRISE, whole genome shotgun sequence:
- the LOC110885794 gene encoding LOB domain-containing protein 37, with translation MSCNGCRVLRKGCNDNCILRHSLHGIGTPQAQANATVFVAKFFGRAGLMSFLSSVSDSQRPALFQSLLFEACGRTVNPVNGAVGLLWTGNWHVCQSAVETVLRGGTIRAMPELFSVGSTHVMMENDDSSEGINCNFDVSRLKPEDLNLGLTSSDGGRNSNRRMTEKRRAVTPSDASETTTLESSCSETKVLKLFL, from the exons ATGAGTTGTAACGGTTGTCGAGTTCTCCGCAAAGGCTGCAATGATAATTGCATTCTTAGACACAGTCTCCATGGGATCGGTACCCCTCAAGCTCAAGCCAACGCCACTGTCTTCGTCGCCAAATTCTTCGGTCGTGCTGGCCTCATGTCCTTCCTCTCCTCCGTCTCCGACTCCCAACGCCCCG CTTTATTCCAATCTCTATTATTCGAAGCGTGTGGTCGAACGGTGAACCCGGTTAACGGAGCAGTCGGGCTGCTCTGGACCGGGAACTGGCACGTATGCCAGTCCGCGGTCGAGACAGTGCTTCGAGGCGGAACCATACGGGCCATGCCCGAGCTGTTTTCCGTCGGATCTACCCACGTGATGATGGAAAACGATGATTCTTCAGAAGGAATCAACTGTAACTTTGATGTATCCAGACTGAAGCCAGAAGATCTAAACCTTGGGCTCACGTCATCCGACGGTGGGAGAAATAGTAACCGTAGGATGACGGAGAAACGGAGAGCGGTGACGCCGTCGGATGCGTCTGAAACGACGACGTTAGAATCTTCTTGTAGCGAAACAAAGGTTCTGAAACTCTTTTTATGA